A window of Pangasianodon hypophthalmus isolate fPanHyp1 chromosome 29, fPanHyp1.pri, whole genome shotgun sequence genomic DNA:
CTGGGATTGCCAAGAGTTGAAGCCCTTAAAACTGGGACTGACCAAGAGTCGGAGCCCTAAAGACTGGGACTGACCGAGAGTCAAACAtctaaagactgggactaaccaaaGATCAGAGCCCGAAAGACTCAGACTAATTACCAACAGTTACACAGTTCTCACCCTAAACACTggggcattttttttattttttttaatttttctaagctctttatttatatagcatctTTCATACATTTAACATGCAGTTCAAAGTGCTTCACAATGTTAAGTagaagagagaaatagagaaacaCAAGGtaagacaataaaatattaaataattttataaaaagtaaaataggtggttaataataatgaaatgataggttttaataatattttgtaatatttaataaataaaagcattatacAACAAATGTCGATATTCATGTCTGGGTccaatgtttgtttttctacaGAAGATACAAAACCTAAAGCAGTTAATATGCAGTAATGGAGGTGTAGTTGAGGCCCATTTCACAGCAGGTAGGAGAGTGACACAGCGAGGCGCAGCAGTGTTATTACATGCAGTTACATGCAGGCTACCAGTTCACACAGGATTCTACTCCAGTTCAGTTCTTTTGATGTCTGAATTCTGATGACACGACTATGAAATGCGGTCATATTtgcatgcattttattttctaatccAGTCACTGCAAAAGCTGAATATTTGCAGGAATAAAACCTGCTTCTCACTGATGAGGGCAACTGGGCACGAAGTGAGAAACGgtagggtttaaaaaaaaaacaaaaacaaaacactgatatGTTGATATCAGTTTCATTTTGCAGAATAAAAATCCAAATTTGCAATATAGCCtacaccctccacacacaggaaatATTCATAGCACTGACTCCTGGTTTTGAagtctcattaaaaaaaaaagtgtaaattaaaattcagacaaataaatttaatttgctaaaataatataaaaaaatgtaaaagtcgCATAAAAGTAATGCAAATAATGAAAGCTAGTTAAAagataaagtgaaaaaatgtttttagctgttttatttttaaaatcagagaTAGATGGAGCCTGATGAATATTTAATGGTAATGTGTTCCAGATCTTTAATGCATGATTTAGTGCAAATTAAttaagataaaaagaaaaaagtccatATGACTATAGCTGACTATTTTTTGGCTATGTtcgaaataattttttttttattgttttgtaacATCTAAAACCTTAAATGTTGCAAGCAGTAATGTTTTGTCCCATTTCACTCCGTCTATGATTCCTGTTAATTTCAGTTGcttttactgatttttaaaacatcattaattaattagaatTTGCATGCAGTTATTGAGTAATATAAGCATCTAAAAATCTGgatatgttttataatttttgcATGAAAAGGTTAAAATCTTATAGTAGAAACATTCCTGCTGAAATCTCCAGGTGCTTTTTTTagtgaagacttttttttttttttaatcccagaaTTAACCCACATTTCGTCTGTGGAAGTCACGCAACTAGCTGCTTGTTGTTTTCAAAGATGTGGAGTTACACTGTAAAACTGCAAAACCTCCAGATAATAAATCACTTTTCTTATTACTAgcattctgaaatatttatagGTGCTGATTGCTATCATCAGTTGTATGTTACTGTGAGCACAATAGCAGATTAGCAGATTCCTGTTAATAATGGAGGAAAGTTGAATCTGAGGATGATATGGAGACAGTGAAGATGTACAGTGATACATTATCACTAAGAGGGGGAGCTGTTTTACAATATTGCCTGgttttaatcacattaatcTGGTTTTAATCGCACATTATAATCGCTGAAAAGCAGATGAACAATTAGTGAGATGCAAATGATGTAAGTgggaaaaaacttttttcaaaaattttttCAGAACCTTGCATTTAATTCTTAGAAAGTCTGATGAATGCAGGACTTTTGTTTGACATTTCTGGCCTGataagtgaaagtcaaaactGTTACTAAGCTcttaatagaaataatattcattaggtcattaatattaatattcattaatcaTATAAGGGGGCATGGTCAGCATCAAACCGGAAGTAGGCAGTAGGGAAAGAATGACATAAGCTATAACACATGACATATTTGTTAAATTGTCATCACTAATATTCCACATATTTAtgatgcatatactgtatacatgaGATGtactactgtaacaaaataagcataaagTTGGTTCAGATGTTTctaatttgatcattttcacaATGTCCCAAATGACCCAACATGGTTCAGGATAACTGGGACAATGAAGGTATAAGGTGGATGCACAATATGGATAAACACTCCACAGCTATGCAATCATGGATTTATGCATTAAACTGTgtttttatgaaacatttaaataatcagGGGAATAAGGTAGACTGAATGTTAGAATGTTAATCAGGCCTACtactaaataaaaagaaacatttatttttatagtttatttatatatatatatatatatatatatatatatatatatatatatatatatatatatatatatatatataacttaaaaataaaactataaaaataaatgtttatttttatttattatttattatttaaataaaaaaatatttctactgTGATCTGTCcattctgaatttttaaaattataaattatatatttatataattcatataattatataattatataatgttaCTCGGGCCAGTATATTCATATGTAATCAATGTTACTGAGTATAATATAAGAACACGCTGATGATTCTGAGAATTTTTTTCATGTCCTGTTAACGAAATGTGATTTATTCATGCCATAAATAAGtacaagggtgagtcaaatgaaaaccttaaaagtgcaatataaattaaaattgaaacaAAATTTTTTGTAGAGGAATCCAGACACCCATTAAGTGCTGGAACACTTTCATCGAACAAAATagagattatgtagaaaaattatacacttttgtgacacctatttgcaataaacaaagcaaaataaaaaaaaaaattaaggttttcGTTTGACTTATCCTCATATGCCACACATGTGTAGCTGTGACATAATGCTAAGCCATACTTCTTCAAAATatgacagaaacatttttccttcataCGTAGATACTCAACACcatgaggatttcagaaatgtatcgTGTGTTggggattttgttttattaatggcaaGAAAGCTTTAGACAATTTGTAAGTTAAAAAATGATATGTCCCATGCtgcaaagtcactgagatcacatttcccccattctgatgtttgatgtgaacattaactgaagctcttgccctgTATGCCCTTTTATGCATTGCTGGTGActcgtgattggctgattagataactgcacgAATGAGCAGGTGCAAATGTGTTCCgaataaagtggttggtgagtgtaAATTTGAAGTAGAATTAATGTGTAGGCCTTGCTGAGCTTTACATGTAGATTATGGTACATTATATTTTTGCTCTATATCCTGCTATATCCTTATAACACTTAGGACAAGACAGTATCTGGTGTAGTGTATTGTTTTGTTCTACCACCAGTTTAGCAGGCTTCTTTCCTCACTAGCTGATGGATCTgcattgtattattatatttaacactgcctccacactcCTTATATAATATCTTTACTTTATTACCACTTTTATGTGCACTGCACTGGATTATGAATCTCTCAGGCTGTAAGAACATTCTGAGTTACTTCTTGGGTAATCACTGAAGCCGGGTCTTTTGTGGTCGTTTCCCTGGATAGCTTGTGCACAAAGGACACCATTGTTCCTGTTTAAATGAGAAAACCGTGATGTTGTCCATGTGCCCTCTCAGGCTGAAAACGAACCAGGCCTGAGAAAGCCTCGGGTCAACTGCTCAACCAGGGTTATGAAACTGAATGATTTATGTAACTTTGCCTTTACTCGACAGGACAAAAGTGGAATCTAGCACATTAGGAAATGTTAGTAGTAAAGGCTGCATTTATATTGTGGGCTTTGTTGCACAGTTCCCATATTTTGACATAGATCTGATTTACTTTTGTCCTACCtgtttacatatacatatagataAATCCTGAGCCATATCTGACTTCCATGTCTACATCATTCCCACagcaaaatgtgcttttttttaccAGTAGCATCACCATGATTGTACAGAAGAACTGATTCTGTTTTTACACTGAGATTATTGTGGCCTTTCTTAAGGCCTTTAATTTTACGTTAGCATTGAAGCCATGACCAACAGCATCCTCTCTCTGTTATGTCACAAGAAATGTCCTCATAGATGTCCCGTGTTAGTTAGTTGGTTAGATTTATTGTCCACAAAGTGGAAATCTGTCTTTGGCTTCACCATACAGTATGGACAAGGACATCAACACAACAACCtaaaaaacagcaaagcaaaagtgcaaaaaaatttttttacttatCCTGCAGCTTTTGAGATGGTTGTATCCTCCTACAGATTGATAAGACAATTTATTTAATCTGGACCCCAGTGAGTGCCAAATGATGAATTTCATCCACATAACATTGGTAATAACTTCAGAATTATCAGGAATAATAGATGTGAGTGTTTAGATTTGAGTCAAATGACCAATTATTAGAACCTCATTCAAATGTGGCCCGTATCAGATGTGAAAGAGTCTAGTCCAAGCTGTTTGCACATATGCATTTGTGTCAAAAGTTAGCAAAAGAATCATAATTGGTTGGCAATGTAAATGCAGCAATGGAAGGATTACACATTTGCTAAGGCTACTCTTTGAAAGGCTGTGTTTCAGTCTCTTGTTTCCCCCAGCGCCATTGTATCTAGGTCGCTCTCTGTCTCAGCTTGCAATCATGCTAATGCGGTGTGTGGTAGGCAGGATTACTGAGCCTCACGACTACCTGATTAAGCAGTGAGCTCACCAAGATGAAGGAAAACAATTGCACATATTTATGATTGAAATATGCATGTGATGTACTACTGTAACAATATAAGCATAAAATTAGTTCATATTATGTTCAGATGTTTctaatttgatcattttcacaATGTCCCAAATGACCCAACATGGCTCAGGATAAATTGGGACAGTGAAGGTATAAGGTGGATGCATTAAACACTCCACAGCTATGCATTCATGGATTTGATGTGCATTAAATGGTGTTTTTATGAAGCATTTTAATAATCAGGGGAATAAGGTAGACTGAGAAATATAGAATGTTAATCAGGCCTACTACTGAgtatgcatatatattttttaaatcctgtgttATGCTGCTACTgcaagaaattaaatgaaaacctGATGAAACAGTGAGCTCGCCAAGATGAGAGAAAACAAGCCAGACAGAGAAGTGCCCGTGCTGCCTGCCAAAATGAAAATCTCCCCTGCTTTAGACGACACAGCTTTCAGACTGGCTGCGATTACGTAAAACAAATTCActtgttttcatttctttggGCTTAAACTCTGGAAAGGCATCTTAACAGATTAGTATTCTGTGTTATAAGCTGTATGGGAATTCCAGTTCTCCTCAGCTTACTACATAGTTGAATTAACTCTTACATAGTCAATTAGCAAAGACTGTTGgcttctggattctgattggtcaaaagatgttgattaattttctctaacagcagctctgacaggagtgcaggtttatattaatgcgttcgttctaatacgttattgtttccatagtaacagtgTCCCCAGGGACTGgtgaatgctccacataaatggattttaaaaccatgtgtaattgttgatatggaaggagtcaccagtgtcagtgctttgtaacaatcagaggtaactttatgttttccaacatcttcaggacagaagagtttacattttgcagtttctctgtaactttttttttgtctttttaacttcaagaaagagaaaaatgagaggctggaCAGCAAACGAATGTTCATAGATactataaagtaagtgagaataggaactaacttgtttcctggatgttccacagcattaaatgtaactataaatgaatttcaaaaatgacgttgttatttaattttaaaaaaagttaatgttgcTAAACTGCCATgatataagtggaataaaacacttcagaatgtgcggAAAACTTCggaatggtaacagtaactctacttcatCTCAACACCTcttcgctgattattttcctataacagcacttcccaaAGTGTATTTGTGCCTATGTATGATGCTACGTTAATAACAATTGTAGCTCCACCTTGCAGCTGAATCACTGAATGATCTGGAAGTCTTTTTGAGGTGAGTGTGAGATGATTTCAACATGCAGTTTGCACACTGATAAATGAAAACCTTTCTTACATTAGCTACATTACATTCGCTATCTCCAGTGCAAATATAAAGACACTAAAACTGTCTCCTACGCTGATCTATTACATTTGGGACAAACTATCACTCTGACATTTTCAGTGCTGAACTAAATCCTTCACTGTGTCCAGTTTTGTCCAGGACTTATataaacactgtaggtgttatgTGAACATGGGGGACGTACTGTAGCTGTGTTTGTTGCTGACTTGGCAGAAGTTCAGGTGTGAGTCAACAGCACCCAGAATAGTTCGCTCCATAGTCGTCAAGGGCACTTAATTGATCAAAGAGCTgcactagagagagagagagagagagagagagagagagagagagagagagagagagtctaaGACGGCTTGTGTGTATGCGCATGTGTGAATGAGGGGGTGTGTTATCGTTGTTGTCCTCCACTGAGTCAGAAACACTCAGACAGCTGATGGTAAAACATCAACTCcaagcagagagaaacagaaaaaaagaaaacagacagaaagaaagaaatcaagtACAACTTGCAAGAGAATTCAGGTATGACATTTTTACAATAATATTCCTTTATTTACCCCACTTTTATGCTAACATCCCTTTATTTACCCTACTTTTACCCTAACGTCCCATTATTTACCCCACTTTTACCCTAACGTCCCTTTATTTACCGCACTTTTACCCTGACATGGCCAGTAACTTAACATATCCTCAGTGGCTAGTGTCTTAACGTATCCTTATTGAATAGTGAATTAATGCTTCCTTATTGGACAGTGACTTAATGTGTCATCATCGGCCAGTGACTTAATGCATCATCATTGGCCAGTGATTTAATGCATCATCATTGGCCAGTGACTTAATGCGTCATCATTGGCCAGTGACTTAATGCTCCTCGTTGGCCAATGACTTAATGCATCATCATTGGCCAGTGACTTAATGCTCCTCATTGGCCAATGACTTAATGCTCCTCATTGGCGAGTGACTTAATGTGTCATCATTGGCCAATGtcttaccactaacactgttcTCCAAGGTAACACAGCAGGTCCATCTTGACTTCCTTCCTCTTGGTGAAATGGCCATTTCCTCAGCATTTGTCTTTGCCTATTGGGCAAGTTTTCTGGTTGCATTTGGTTGGTGCAGAGATGGGGTGTGTCTTCAGGATGGACGTCACAAATCCATGCCCAGTCCAGAGCCCAATCTTAAAGAATGCTCATTGTACATGGAGAGTGAGTAAATGGATGTTTTTAAGCTAGCAATGGTGTGTaagtattaattttatattcacagctggtttatttaaaatgttaatgacTATATTTTTCACAGATGCTTGCTGCTCGGAGCAGGACATTGGAGACCTTACTGCTTCTACTGCCAGTGTATCATGGGACAAGTGTGGCTCTCTCAGTCCAGTGTAAGTGTAACTGCTGTGCTAATATTCAGCATCCTCACTGGTGGTCCCTGTCCATTGATGggcaacagatgggctacactCAGTAATTGTAATTctaaatatctctctctctctatttctataGGTGTGAGGAGTTTCTGAAGAGAGTCATCTGTTTTTACCGCTGTTCTCCTGATGCCACATACTGGCCACACCCTCAGCACGGCTCTTCCATCAGGGCCGTGCCTCTGTGCCACAGCTTCTGCAGAGACTGGTGAGGCCACACCCACCTAATTAGCATAACATTCTGAAAACTAAATCAGTAGTGTGATggggtagctcagtggttataGTGTGCGACTACTAATCAAAATGTTATGAGtacaaatcccagcactgccaagctgcccctacggggcccttgagcaaggtccttaaccttcagctgctcagttgtaaAGTCCTTTCACTTCTCTAAGTTGCTCTGGACAAGGGCACctgctaaatgtaaatgaaaagcaATTGGCCAACTACTACaatctttattaattaaaaaacaacatgccatactttttatccattcgTAGTTAGATTTTCTGTTATTGAACATGCATGAAACAtgttcgttcctgttatcatttattttatagcagctTAATCAGTTGTTCTCTCATcggcctctctttttcttctatCTTGAGCATAATAAgtcaaaaaaaatctcagcttgtcatgctaccaagaaaccacaaagcataaaatctTCTGTCtgtgaagatgtcagaaaactttaagATACAGCCACaagtgctgacattggagagtccatccataaatgttaaaaatgtctcCTTTAacaattttatccatttattattagccttatagTAATGTCTTGAGCAGCACACTTTTGCCTTTAAGTTACTAATGTAATCATCTGTGttgctctgtctctgtgtcagGTATGAAGTTTGTAAATCAGACCTCACATGTGCTCGAGACTGGACCAGTGACCCCAGAGGGCTAAACTGCACCAGCAGCTGCATACCCTATCAACAGGTACCCAACACTCACCTGTTCACCGCTGAATAAATGCTGTGGAATGAAATCATACTGGATTCAGATGGATAGGGATGGACaggggatggatggatggagggagggagagataaGGGGTGTTTTCTCATTCTGAGTGTGTAGTATGACACATGTGACCTATTCATTACTGCCTGTGGGGAATTAGAAAAGTCATCAGCATTTGTCAGTTCATATGGGACAGAAATACTGTCAGCCTGATAAATATTGACACCCTTCATGGAAATTACCAAAACTGACTTTTAAGATGTATGCACATGGATGTCCTTTTTGTGTGTATGCGAAATGACTGTCATGTTTTGACAACCACTATTACATCACAAATGATTTCAAACACTCACTGGTTTTGCCTCAGAACTAGTGAACCAGTGAACTACACTGAAGTTTTACTATATCTGGATGGAGGGATTGATTGGATGGATGGTTGAATTTAGCTGGatcatggatggatggatgtatggattGGTTAATAGTTGGATGGATGTTTAGATTATAAAACGTAATCCTATTCCAAAGTTTATACAGTCATTATtctttcatgcacacacacacacacacacacacacacagtacatttcAGTGAGCCTATGGGTTTGATGCGCATTACAGAAATAGACATTGTAGGCACAGTGAGAAATGTACACTGACAGCcacatgtgaacacacacacacacacacacacacacacacgcacactcaaaCAGCGCTGtctttaaagacaaaaaaaccctgTCAAATCAGtttttgtgcttccaacataATGTTAAAAACCCagagtgagatgatgatgatcttAATGCTTTAGTGTCCTGAAAGTGTAATATCAAACCCAGTGTTGTCTCTGAAACACAGATTGCTTGTTaatctacttatttatttattaagcaaaCACTTTTCTCTGTTTGCCTGACAGCATGAAATATCTCCCCGTGTGGAGCATGACATACAATCTTCAACCTGCAAAATGGAAAACAATCAAAGCTGCGCTTCATCATGAACATCACTTAATCCACCATTACACTCAGATTACTTAATCGTCCTCCATTTCCCTAATATCTGCCTAAAGCAAACATTTAGCCTTATAAGGCTATAGACTACATAACTGTAGTCATTCACGGTCTGTGCTGTGAtggcttgtgtgtgtaattactgTAGTTACTTGTTTATCTTTCACATTAGTTCATTGTTCTTCTCTAAACTTGTTTTTTACTAAAACgcaaatgcaatatttttaaaagaatctttaaaaatcttttccCCATAGGTATGAGAATTCTGAAAATCACACTTATCAAAGTCAGGTTTATTTAGAAATTccctttggttaatggtttttgttcttttggttTTAGGAGCTAATGTGCCCATTATCCCTTGTGTTTGAGAtctctgaatttttttcttctattaaactccattgtaactgtgctagcaatatcactgtccccctgtgacatcagcttGGCACACACTCGCTAACTTCTCTCggaaatttttaaacaaatactaaCCAACGAATTAGCAACAGAAActctaaacacatcacaaatatttcaatataaacatattgaaTGTGTTTCATTGTGGAGGAGCTTCCTTTTATTGTGTCTATTATGATACAGTTGAAGTAtatgctaattaattaatttatttatttggtgttaCTACAGTTCACAGTATCGCTCCCTGATGAACACTAAGCCAAACACTGAGAGCTCATGACCTGACTTGACTCGATGCTACCTAGAACCTAAAAGTCTAACATGGAGAATTAAAAGTATTCATGCTCAATAGTTTGTATAACAAGgctttaataaactgtttagGGCACATTATGACAACGAATAATGCAATTATTagttattttcatgtaacagaTCTACAGTTATGTATCATTAAAAGTATTTATGAAGAAAGATTTGATACCTTAATCAGCTCCTTATGTGTTCCTTTAAATAATATGTTACACCTTTAATGTCTTTTGAAGACTGTATTTTTTCCTGGATTGAATACAAAACtgcttgatgtgtgtgtgtgatgtgcagaTGTACCAGCATGGCCGAGACCTCTGCGAGAGCCTCTGGGGCGACGCTTTCATAATGGTGGAGGATGAAACCAtggaggtcaaaggtcatggcTGTGGATGTTTGACCCTCAGCGCCTCAGACAGAGAGGTCATAGCTGCTCTGAGAATGCAGAAGGATGAACCAGATGAGCTGGACACCACCAAACTCCATGGAAACCCCCTCTGCTCTCACACTGCAGCCGCGGCGCCCCAGCAGGGGCAGAAGAGCCACGACAATTCGGTGTTACACAAACGCTCGGCTCCCCCCGTACATGACTCGGAGGGCAGCGGCAGCGGCTTCTAAGCTCCCAATTCTAGAAGCTTGGAATAATCTAAATCGTGACACATTCTAGAATGTTCTGAACAATCTAGTGTCATTTTAAAAGCTGAGTTCTGGAAGCCTCATTCTAGAATGTCTAGATTATTCTAGAACAGTTGCCTGTTACTTCACATCCCTGTGTTTTAGGTCGTGTTTGCAGGTTCCTCCTAAATTTTCTCACGGGTAGCGTCATTATAAGAACACTGCAAATACAGTCAGGTACCAATATCTGAATCCATTACcaagcatttcatttaaaaggTAGTTCATGTTATTCTTGGTCTCTTAATGACTAACACATCATATCTACTAAGTTAGCAGTCCACTTCCTGTAATTTCTTTTGCATCCTGAAGCTGCAGTCAGACCTAAAGTGTGAGCATCAAGAAAACAATTCACATCTTCACACCATCTACATGAACTTATATCaggatatacactatatggccaaaagtatgtgcacccctgaccatcacagctatatgtggttcttccccaaactgttgccacgaagttggaagcacacaattgcataggatgtctttgtgtgctgtagcattacagtttcccttcactggaactaagaggtctaGTCAAAATccgttccagcatgacaatgcccctgtgcacaaagcgagctccatgaagacatggtgtgtgaaggttggagtggaagaactcgagtgtcctgcacagagccctgacctcaaccccactgaacacctttgggatgaactggaacaccgactgaaccccagacctcctcgacatcccaacatcagcgcctgatctcactaatgctcttgtagctgattccccatagccatgctccaaaatcgaGTGGAAAACCTaaccagaagagtggagcttattataacatctggaatgagatgttcagcaagcacatatgggtgtgatggtcaggggtgcataaacctttgcccatatagtgtatttatattacacataagtacaatttacataatatgatatgtaaaattatattgtgtattttgatAAACAGTTTCTTGTTCTCAAGGTCAAGTTTTGAAGGTTGGCAACTCTAGGAAGTAGTAATTGGCAAGGGCACAGTCAAATGTTATTGAAACACAGCTATGATATAATGTTCTTGAGACAAGATTATGATTGTGTATCATTTCCAATGAAACTCATCTCATCCTACTGTCTCCATGAAGATGCCAAAACCAGGCACATGACCAAATTATATagattaaataaagttttactcagcatttttatttacaaaatagaataaaaatgtcagtgtaCACAAtgtctttcattattttatttaaataatttacatttccaCTTAACATGATGATTATTGCCACGTAGATTTCAGTGCTTGAGAAAATGTTCTGACAGAAAGCCTGTCCTCATCATCCATCTCGATTTACTTGTAATTTTGTTATTAACATAGTTCATATTAACTTTACATAGCATAGCAAAGAGCAAAACATAGCTATAGAAGATGCTGAACATCTAAACATCTAGTTTAGACTTGTGACATAACATTCACATTTGTAAAGTAACTTCAGTTGTAGCAAGAATGTGACACTAGGTGGCAGTTttggattacatttttttttaaaaaacggCCTAACCATGGTCtcaggccacacacacaaacacacacacacacacacacacacacacaaatacgtACAACAACACAAATTTTATTGCTCCACTGATTAAAAACCTCACTGTTATTTACAACTACTAGATAAGCTGGTTCACTTTGTAtcgttaaggctctgggttcaAGTGCATGAGCATGATCCCTGATGCTAAACTAGAGGGGAATCGCCTTGTAACTACAGTGTAAAAACAATGAAGGAAATTTCAAACATCAAAAACACTTCTTGGCTTATGCCAAACTACACTTGGCGTAGGAGGTACACTGAGTTCATTCTTTCGCAGAATGGCTCCTTTAAACCATTTAAGGGAAAGTTTAGGGGCAATTAAGCTTTGACGTTAGCTTTCCTCCATCTTAAGAGCT
This region includes:
- the rtbdn gene encoding retbindin; translated protein: MAISSAFVFAYWASFLVAFGWCRDGVCLQDGRHKSMPSPEPNLKECSLYMENACCSEQDIGDLTASTASVSWDKCGSLSPVCEEFLKRVICFYRCSPDATYWPHPQHGSSIRAVPLCHSFCRDWYEVCKSDLTCARDWTSDPRGLNCTSSCIPYQQMYQHGRDLCESLWGDAFIMVEDETMEVKGHGCGCLTLSASDREVIAALRMQKDEPDELDTTKLHGNPLCSHTAAAAPQQGQKSHDNSVLHKRSAPPVHDSEGSGSGF